Sequence from the Equus caballus isolate H_3958 breed thoroughbred chromosome 6, TB-T2T, whole genome shotgun sequence genome:
tggtacatatatacaacggaatactactcagctgcaaaacagaacaaaatcattccatttgcaataacatggatggaccttgagggaattatgttaagtgaaataagccagcgagagaaggataatctgtgtatgactccactcatatgaggaatttaaaattatggactaagaacagtttagtggataccaggggaaaggtggggtgggggctgggcacaaagggtgaagtggtgcacctacaacacgactgacaaacattaatgtacaactgaaatttcacaagattgtgacctatcaataactcaataaaaaaaatgccaataataaaatattgtttccCTACCCCCAAATCCCATCCCATCCCCCTAATAGTCTGGTGTGAATTCTTCCCTACTTTACgtaaaaatatacatatggaTATGTAGGGTTTCCTCTTAAAATTGGACCAAATTGTACTTATTActctgcaaataatttttaaaaaattgacacaTACTCAGCTTGCTTAGGAAAGGTCAAAGGTTTGGGGGACAGCTGAGTGTGGTGACAGCCCCTTAACTTGAAGCTTCCTTATGGGAAGCATGTTCCCATTCACACGAGCATCCTTGCCTAACCAGGGTGGGGACCCAATTACTGCTGAATGGCCATGGCAAGAGGACCTGGGGCATCGCCTGCTGGGTCTCCCTGTCTCCTTGGCCCACTGAGCCAAGGAGAGCCTGAAGGGCCAGAGTCTGAGCACCTCAGGAACCCTAATTTGCTTCTCCTTTATTCCTTGTCCTCCACGCAGACGGACTAGGACCACTGCAGCTCCTCCTCAGGTCACATCCAGAAGGTTCTTGAGTTGTATCATCCTCAGATAATCGTAGTCAACATTCAAGCATTCACTACATGCCAGGCTACTGATCTAAGCACTTCAGTTATCTGGACAACCCTACTAAGATAGTCactcttattattcccattttacaggaggggaaactggggcacagaggagTTAAGTCACCTGCCTGTGGTCACTCAGCCCGTAATCATCAGACCTGTGATTTGACCCTCGGCAGTCTGGTTCTAGACGCCCACCTTGACCACTGCCACTCTCCTGTAGTGAGATTCTGAAGTTTTGTGTCATTTGAAAGTTTGGTGATTCTGTAATTCTAAATCCAGGAGTCTGTGGTTTTCCTAGACTTGGTAGGGGCCTCAGGGTGGGAAGGTACCATGGAATCTACCCCCATCAGATACTTATGTTTGGGTTGCTCCTCCATTCTCCGCAGGGAAGGAGAGTCCTGGTACCGGCTGCGCCAGGCTCTGAACCAGCGGCTACTGAAGCCAACTGAGGCTGCGCTCTACACGGATGCTCTGAACGAGGTGATCGATGACTTCATGGTTCGACTGAGCCAGTTGCGGGCGGAGAGTGCCTCGGGGGACCAGGTGCCTGACATCGCTCACCATTTCTACCACTTTGCCTTGGAAGGTACCCTTGCTGGGAGAGGGGCCGGGGTGGGTGGGCATGGCTCAGGGGTAGGTGGTGCTCCCCCTCCTCAAAACCCCCTGGATTCTGTGTGCCATGGCACCGCCTCCTGTGATGGCCTCTGTGCACCGCCAGCTATTTCCTACATCCTGTTTGAGAAACGTATTGGCTGCTTGGAGCGCTCCATCCCCCAGGACACCAGGACCTTCATCAGATCTATCGATCTCATGTTCAAGAACTCAGTCTATAGCACCATCCTCCCCAAGTGGACCCGTTCTGTGCTCCCTTTCTGGAAGCGATACCTGGATGGCTGGAACACCATCTTCTCTTTTGGTGAGGAGTCCAGGGAAGGAAGTTGGGGGGCGGTCCCAGGGTCCTGCATTAGCAGCCTTTCCTAGGACCTGCTCATGCTCCCCGCTGTTGGAGTTGCTCTCTGTCCTCGGAGATCATGACTTTTGGCCTTATCCTCTCCTGTTCTCCATGGTCCCTGTAGGGAAGAAGCTGATTGATCAGAAACTCGAGGAAATAGAGGCCCAGCTGCAGACAGGGGGCCCAGATGGGGTCCAGATATCTGGCTACCTGCATTTCCTGCTGACCAGCGGACAGCTCAGTCCTCATGAGGCCATGGGCAGCCTGCCTGAGCTGCTCCTGGCTGGAGTAGACACGGTGGGTGAGGGGGGCCGGCGAGGAGACCAGGGACTCCCAGCTCCCATCCTGAACCAATTCCCCATTATCCCCCACCTGAGCCTGATCTTCGTCCCTCCAGGTACCTACTTCTCTTTCCGTAACATGGGTGTAGAGCTAGAAGGAAAATGGGGTCATTCGGCCCggtggaggtgggcaggggaTGGTCCTTTCTTAAGAGGGAACCCATCACCTCCTGGAGCCTCCCTGGAATGGCTGAGAAGTTTCACCTCACATCTAATATGACTTTCTCGTGCTGTGTTTAAGTGGAGAGTTGAAGACCTTGCCCACAAGCATCTTCTTTGTAGGACCTCTTCCTAGCCCTATTGTCGTGTTGGGTTTCCCTCTCTGTTAGTCTCCTCTGTTGCTAGAGTGTGGTTCTCCATCATGTTGGTCCTCCCTCCCACTGTGGAGTCACGTTTAGCATGGGGGACCCCATGAACTCCTGTGTTGTATTCTGCCATACTCGTGGcaaattaatttttctcccaCATTTTGCGCACGTCCACTCCCCCACCCTCCCGCTACCATCCTGACCTTTTTCCTAGAAATCCCTCCTCACTTCGTCTCTCACTCGACCTCCCAGACATCCAACACGCTGACGTGGGCCCTGTACCACCTTTCAAAGCACCCAGAGATCCAGGCGGCCTTGCACAAGGAGGTGATGGGCGTGGTGCCAGCTGGGCAGGTGCCTCAGCACAAGGACTTTGCTCACATGCCCCTGCTCAAAGCTGTACTTAAGGAGACCCTGCGGTAGGCTGCTGTTGCCGGGGGCACAGAGTCTGTGTGGGGGAGTACTCAGATACACGAGTGGGAAGTGGGCACTGGTGGGTTGGGGCTAGGGCCGGGATGAGATGGGAAGAGGGGCCTGGGGGACCAGAGAGGTGGGGTCGAACGGGAGGGCCTTCTGCACCTTCTTGGATCCAGGGCAAATTGCACTTTCTTTCCCCTGTAGCCTCTACCCTGTGGTCCCCGTGAACTCCCGGGTCATCACGGAAAAGGAAATTGAAGTTGGTGGCTTCTTCTTCCCCAAGAATGTGAGTGGGACTGGAGAGCCGGGGTCCCAGGGATGCCCCGCAGCCCTAAACTCATGTGCTGCCCGTTCTTCCCCTGCAGACCCAGTTTGTGCTGTGCCACTATGTGGCGTCCCGGGACCCTAGCATCTTCCCTGAGCCGGAGAGCTTCCGGCCTGAACGCTGGCTGAGGAAGAGCCAGACTGATACCCTCAGGGTCCAACACCCGTTTGGCTCTGTGCCCTTCGGCTATGGGGTCCGAGCTTGCCTGGGCCGCAGGATCGCAGAGCTGGAGATGCAGCTGCTGCTGACAAGGGTGAGTGGGGAAAGGTGGGAGGGTTGTGTGGGCCAGAGAGGGCTGAAGGAGGCCATGAGGAGGAATGAAGGGAG
This genomic interval carries:
- the CYP27A1 gene encoding sterol 26-hydroxylase, mitochondrial isoform X1, which encodes MAALCCARMRWALLGTRVARSGLGPQGARAKATIPAALPEAQAAEAPGTGPGDRRLRSLEQLPGPGQLRALFQMLGQGYVLYSHELQVLNKAKYGPIWITHLGLRSYINLASAPLLEQVMRQEGKYPVRDYMELWKAHRDLHGLAYGPFTTEGESWYRLRQALNQRLLKPTEAALYTDALNEVIDDFMVRLSQLRAESASGDQVPDIAHHFYHFALEAISYILFEKRIGCLERSIPQDTRTFIRSIDLMFKNSVYSTILPKWTRSVLPFWKRYLDGWNTIFSFGKKLIDQKLEEIEAQLQTGGPDGVQISGYLHFLLTSGQLSPHEAMGSLPELLLAGVDTVGEGGRRGDQGLPAPILNQFPIIPHLSLIFVPPEIPPHFVSHSTSQTSNTLTWALYHLSKHPEIQAALHKEVMGVVPAGQVPQHKDFAHMPLLKAVLKETLRLYPVVPVNSRVITEKEIEVGGFFFPKNTQFVLCHYVASRDPSIFPEPESFRPERWLRKSQTDTLRVQHPFGSVPFGYGVRACLGRRIAELEMQLLLTRLIQQYEVALAPETGEVKSMARVVLVPSKKVGLRFLQRQC
- the CYP27A1 gene encoding sterol 26-hydroxylase, mitochondrial isoform X3 — translated: MRQEGKYPVRDYMELWKAHRDLHGLAYGPFTTEGESWYRLRQALNQRLLKPTEAALYTDALNEVIDDFMVRLSQLRAESASGDQVPDIAHHFYHFALEAISYILFEKRIGCLERSIPQDTRTFIRSIDLMFKNSVYSTILPKWTRSVLPFWKRYLDGWNTIFSFGKKLIDQKLEEIEAQLQTGGPDGVQISGYLHFLLTSGQLSPHEAMGSLPELLLAGVDTVGEGGRRGDQGLPAPILNQFPIIPHLSLIFVPPEIPPHFVSHSTSQTSNTLTWALYHLSKHPEIQAALHKEVMGVVPAGQVPQHKDFAHMPLLKAVLKETLRLYPVVPVNSRVITEKEIEVGGFFFPKNTQFVLCHYVASRDPSIFPEPESFRPERWLRKSQTDTLRVQHPFGSVPFGYGVRACLGRRIAELEMQLLLTRLIQQYEVALAPETGEVKSMARVVLVPSKKVGLRFLQRQC
- the CYP27A1 gene encoding sterol 26-hydroxylase, mitochondrial isoform X2 gives rise to the protein MAALCCARMRWALLGTRVARSGLGPQGARAKATIPAALPEAQAAEAPGTGPGDRRLRSLEQLPGPGQLRALFQMLGQGYVLYSHELQVLNKAKYGPIWITHLGLRSYINLASAPLLEQVMRQEGKYPVRDYMELWKAHRDLHGLAYGPFTTEGESWYRLRQALNQRLLKPTEAALYTDALNEVIDDFMVRLSQLRAESASGDQVPDIAHHFYHFALEAISYILFEKRIGCLERSIPQDTRTFIRSIDLMFKNSVYSTILPKWTRSVLPFWKRYLDGWNTIFSFGKKLIDQKLEEIEAQLQTGGPDGVQISGYLHFLLTSGQLSPHEAMGSLPELLLAGVDTTSNTLTWALYHLSKHPEIQAALHKEVMGVVPAGQVPQHKDFAHMPLLKAVLKETLRLYPVVPVNSRVITEKEIEVGGFFFPKNTQFVLCHYVASRDPSIFPEPESFRPERWLRKSQTDTLRVQHPFGSVPFGYGVRACLGRRIAELEMQLLLTRLIQQYEVALAPETGEVKSMARVVLVPSKKVGLRFLQRQC